One genomic segment of Clostridium estertheticum subsp. estertheticum includes these proteins:
- a CDS encoding AraC family transcriptional regulator yields MEVWCVESDNFTNTDLNFYDCGEEVCSSGYFFGPVARNHFIIHFILSGKGTFRCGKKLYALEAGDAFVICPDHIAYYEADIDDPWHYLWVGFNGVKAPKIIHSAGLSYDNPIFHYDTDNFFKDSIQKMASFTKLSLETDLSRLSYLYLFLSKLIEIAPKSNTISIYESNIERYVISAVDYIEVNFYGNISVNSLADYIGISRKYLCTIFKNALGQTPIEYIIKTRMENACHFLTNHDLSIAEVATSVGYSDQFVFSKQFKKIIGQCPSYYRSNHH; encoded by the coding sequence ATGGAAGTATGGTGTGTTGAAAGTGATAATTTTACTAACACCGATTTAAACTTTTATGATTGTGGAGAAGAAGTATGTTCGAGTGGATACTTTTTTGGACCTGTAGCTAGAAATCATTTTATTATACACTTTATACTTAGTGGAAAAGGTACTTTTAGATGTGGTAAAAAGTTATATGCTTTAGAAGCTGGAGATGCATTTGTTATTTGTCCAGATCATATTGCCTATTATGAAGCAGATATAGATGATCCTTGGCATTATCTTTGGGTTGGTTTTAATGGTGTAAAAGCACCAAAAATCATACATAGTGCAGGTCTTAGCTATGACAATCCAATATTTCATTATGATACTGACAATTTTTTTAAAGATTCGATTCAAAAAATGGCTAGCTTCACTAAATTGTCTTTAGAAACTGACTTATCCAGATTGTCTTATTTATATTTATTTCTTTCTAAATTAATTGAAATAGCCCCAAAATCAAATACAATTAGCATTTATGAGTCAAACATAGAACGATATGTAATAAGCGCCGTAGATTACATTGAAGTGAATTTTTATGGTAACATTAGTGTAAACAGTTTAGCCGACTACATTGGTATAAGTCGTAAATATTTATGTACTATTTTTAAAAACGCTTTGGGACAAACACCTATTGAATACATTATAAAAACACGAATGGAAAACGCATGTCACTTTTTAACAAACCATGATTTATCAATAGCTGAAGTAGCAACTTCTGTAGGATACTCCGATCAATTTGTTTTTTCAAAACAATTTAAAAAAATAATAGGCCAGTGCCCTTCATATTATAGAAGTAACCATCACTAA